Genomic segment of Paenibacillus sp. FSL R5-0623:
TTAATGCCCGAACTGCCTTATAATACGGGCTGTCAGGTGTCACATCAGCGTATAACTTGTCATCTCCGTCCCCACTGTAGTACAGATCCATATTTGGATTAATCGCTCTTGCCAGATAGTTAAACCAATCTCCTCGGGTGATCACACGATCCGGGAATACGCGTCCCTGCTCATCAGCAAGCAATACGCCATGCTGTGTCATATTGCGTAGAGCTGCTTCGGCGACATGACCGGAAATATCCGTAGGATCCGCCTTGGTTGCAGAGCTTGTATCCCCGTATAACAACATCCATTTTCCTGTGTTAGCATCCAGCACTTCATAGTTGCCATAGATCGAATTTTCATCTCGTGTAGGCATATAAGCTAGGTTAACTCCCACCGGGATGACTTCACCGCTGTTCATACCCCATCCACCGTAACGAGAGTACGCCAGAACCAGCTTGAACTCTTTCAGATAGATTGCCTTTGCCTCTTCGTAACTAATGGCTGGCTCTTTCTCTGCTGGCAGTTGTTCAGGCGTTGCGGCAATACGTGTATAGAATTCGTTAATCGTTCCGTTGTTCAGCACCTGTACTTGTGCCGTATCATCCTTAACCGGAATTCCGTTCAGATAACGCTGGAACATAAAGGTACGCGCATCATCTACCTCAATAACGTTAGATAGGCGGAACTGTTCCGTTGCATCTGGAACTAGCGCAATGACCGTGTCCATCGCCAGTTTCTCAGCCTGCTTTCGGGTTACCCCTTTGCCTGCCTTCTCTTCAGTTGTCTTCTCCTGCTCCATCTGTGGTCCCATTCGTTGCATCATCGTATAACTGTAGATCTGTCCAGTAACTGCATCTACCTGTGCTGAGATATCCCGCATGAACATATAGGACATATTGGCACTTCGATCGCTCCAGCTCAGACTCCATACCTGATTGTTCGGGCTTGCATATAATCCCTTGCTTAACTGGCTGTGCTCCAGCTTGTAACCCTTGGGAATATCAAAGTTCGTAGCCACCCGATTGGCGGCCTGCTGTACATTTAACCTCGTACCATTGGCTGGGACAAAAGGCGTTACATCGCCTTTCAGCTTCGTATCCTGCTGCAAAGAGTCTTCATCTACAGCTTTACCGGTTAATGTATTAATCCGTTCCAACGTATTGGCTTCAATCGGAACGATACTGATAGTCTTTGGTGTGTAGCCAAGATAATACTGCTGACCTTGTTTGGAAGACAGACGATCTTTGGAGATATAGGCCAGCTCCACATCAAACTGTTCTTCAAACTGCTGTCTCGCCTTCTCTTCCGAAGCTGCCGGTTTCGATGAAGGATACTTAGCTGAGGTAGTACCTCGTGAGTAACCTGTCACCAAACCACTTTCATCCACATTTATGTAGACTGTCTCTGCGTCAGATAATAACCCGTCATGCTTCAACTGGTAACCGTATCGATACTCTGTTCTGCCGAATAATGACTGTTGTTCAATAGAAGAATACAGATCTCCAAGCGGAGCATACTCTGTATCTTTCAGACCTGGAATCGCTTGGTACAACAGGTTCACGGCCTTCTCTTCGGCTTCAGCTTTGGTTAGCTTAACATCCGATGCCGTGACATATTTATCCATGACATCCGACGGCAAATGTACACTTAACACTTCCCCTGTGCCTGCATGTACGGTTGCATTGAATCCTGACGTATGATTGCCTTGCGTAATCTGGAATCCGATCTCCCATGCCTTGTAGTCTGGCGGTGGATAAGAATTAGGTGAATCGAATCGTGCAGATGAGATCGTTGCTTTCTTTAACAAAGGAAATAGCTTCAGTATATTTTCACTGGCTTGCCTGGATGAGATTTTCGCTCCCTCGGGCACGTCATTGCTCGTTGCGTCTAGTTGTTCATTTTCCCCCGTTGTCGCTTCAGTCAACTGTTCTGCTTGCGCGGCTGATGCACTGCCTGCAAAACCTGGTGTTTGCGAAGCAAGTAACAGTGTTGCCATCGCTGCCGTTGCAGCTTTGGCTGTGAACATTTTGAAACGTACATTAAACTTCCAATTCAAACTCAAATCTGGACCTCTCCCTTCAATTTCATACAAAGATGCATAGCAAATAACCTCGCATGAATATTGCCAGTCTATCCTATGATACCATAAGCTTCCTTTTTAATGCTCATTTTCGGGGCAATTTTACAAATGTGAATTTCTGCATATTGTTCATAACAGCAAAAAAACGCCAACGACGTTGGCGTTCTCTCTGTTAGCCTGCACTCTTATGTAGGCCTGATTTTACCTGGTTTAACTGCTCGCAATAGTGGAATCGTTCGACTTTGACCGACCTTGGACATGAACTTGCAAGAATGGAATAACGGTATCCCAGAAGGCGGGGTCTTCCTCGGAACAACTGTGTCCTCCGCTGTTGACCCATAGATGTTCTACAGGTGGATCAGCTTTGGACATAAAATATTCAAGCTCACTCGGGGGAATAAAGTTGTCGCCCTTGGAGTGCACCATAAGCATTGGCAGTTGCACTCCCCTGCGCCGTTCATTGAGCATCATCACCGGTTCACGCTGACGATAGGATTTCAGAGATTCACCAAGCCGCCAGAACCAGATTCTCGGAATTAACTGGGCCAGTGGAAACAAGGGCAGACGCCGGCGTCTCAGCTCTGAACTGACGATTACCTCAAATTGCGAAGGCATCGAGTCCGTAATCACTGCTGATACAGGAATCCCCTCCGTCACTGCAAGAATCGTACCCAGTCCCCCCAAAGAATGTCCAAGTACTCCGATGGCATCCGGATCGATCTCCGGTCGTGCGGTCGTATACTGCAATGCCGCCAGCAAATCATCCCTGAACAAATAGGCAGATGCAGCACGAACCGGATCACTGGCCCCGTGGCTGCGAACATCATACATAAACAGGGCATATCCTGCTTCCCAGATCGGCCGTGCATAACGAAGAACACGGGAGCGATTGGAGCCCCAGCCATGGGCAATAATAACGAGCGGCCATGGCTTCGGAATGTCCGCTCTGGCCGGTATGAACCAGCCATGCACGCGACCACCCCCACTGTCAAAGGTCACATCCTCAAATGGCATTGGGGGTGTTAGTGTGATTGGAATCTTCTTAGGTGTCTGGCTCTTTACCGCTGCCTTCCATAATCCACCTGCCGTTACTGCGGCCACGGCGAGCATGCCGCCTATCATTGTTTTAGCTTTCACAGGGCATCTCTCCTCTCCGAATTCTGGCATACATCCATCATAAAACAATAGAGTGAACGGCACGTTAAACGACATGGGTTTTTATGATAAAGAT
This window contains:
- a CDS encoding alpha/beta fold hydrolase, whose protein sequence is MKAKTMIGGMLAVAAVTAGGLWKAAVKSQTPKKIPITLTPPMPFEDVTFDSGGGRVHGWFIPARADIPKPWPLVIIAHGWGSNRSRVLRYARPIWEAGYALFMYDVRSHGASDPVRAASAYLFRDDLLAALQYTTARPEIDPDAIGVLGHSLGGLGTILAVTEGIPVSAVITDSMPSQFEVIVSSELRRRRLPLFPLAQLIPRIWFWRLGESLKSYRQREPVMMLNERRRGVQLPMLMVHSKGDNFIPPSELEYFMSKADPPVEHLWVNSGGHSCSEEDPAFWDTVIPFLQVHVQGRSKSNDSTIASS
- a CDS encoding YcdB/YcdC domain-containing protein → MSLNWKFNVRFKMFTAKAATAAMATLLLASQTPGFAGSASAAQAEQLTEATTGENEQLDATSNDVPEGAKISSRQASENILKLFPLLKKATISSARFDSPNSYPPPDYKAWEIGFQITQGNHTSGFNATVHAGTGEVLSVHLPSDVMDKYVTASDVKLTKAEAEEKAVNLLYQAIPGLKDTEYAPLGDLYSSIEQQSLFGRTEYRYGYQLKHDGLLSDAETVYINVDESGLVTGYSRGTTSAKYPSSKPAASEEKARQQFEEQFDVELAYISKDRLSSKQGQQYYLGYTPKTISIVPIEANTLERINTLTGKAVDEDSLQQDTKLKGDVTPFVPANGTRLNVQQAANRVATNFDIPKGYKLEHSQLSKGLYASPNNQVWSLSWSDRSANMSYMFMRDISAQVDAVTGQIYSYTMMQRMGPQMEQEKTTEEKAGKGVTRKQAEKLAMDTVIALVPDATEQFRLSNVIEVDDARTFMFQRYLNGIPVKDDTAQVQVLNNGTINEFYTRIAATPEQLPAEKEPAISYEEAKAIYLKEFKLVLAYSRYGGWGMNSGEVIPVGVNLAYMPTRDENSIYGNYEVLDANTGKWMLLYGDTSSATKADPTDISGHVAEAALRNMTQHGVLLADEQGRVFPDRVITRGDWFNYLARAINPNMDLYYSGDGDDKLYADVTPDSPYYKAVRALIDQRWLAGADPEQNLNPQEEMTREELAVLLVRILRYEKLAGFYTLPSDLPNIADASAITSKGAVSLSLKLGLLPSIEGRFMPARKVTVAEASQVLERLAKLQGKTDTFMSGNRLY